One Natrinema marinum genomic window carries:
- a CDS encoding agmatinase family protein, which yields MANERSGEDIYGDEYKEANEPIFSGIPTFLKLPEVEREQLAEENVDIGIIGAPLDTATTIRPGTRYGPRAVRAASTVPSPPYEHFNIETGIDPFDTFKVADTGDAPVSPGDTRQSQLNIEDAVAEVSEQATPIVIGGDHSISYPDIKGWAEANGYEDIGLIHFDCHADTGEDGLTGFEYDHGAWVKRVYDDELMAGENYTLIGPRGFWPGPDTYEEMREAGMKWYTAMEVGRMDLDDIVTDAVQRATDGTDAVWVSFDVDVMEPAYAPGTGEPEPGGLIPREAIYMVREVVKALEPSEFGFDVVEVSPAYDVSDTNSYNGGITSGFANRLIIEVMGSMALAEKGVAEGSPIKPKEPLGPSTELETQADD from the coding sequence ATGGCTAACGAACGATCCGGCGAAGATATCTACGGCGACGAGTACAAAGAAGCGAACGAACCGATCTTCAGCGGCATCCCGACTTTCCTCAAACTCCCCGAGGTCGAACGAGAGCAGCTGGCCGAAGAGAACGTCGACATCGGCATTATCGGTGCGCCACTCGATACGGCCACCACGATCCGTCCCGGGACCCGCTACGGCCCGCGTGCCGTTCGTGCGGCCTCGACAGTCCCGTCGCCGCCGTACGAGCACTTCAATATCGAGACCGGCATCGATCCCTTCGATACGTTCAAAGTGGCGGACACCGGCGACGCTCCCGTCTCCCCCGGCGATACGCGACAGAGTCAGTTGAACATCGAGGACGCCGTGGCGGAAGTGAGCGAGCAGGCTACGCCGATCGTCATCGGCGGTGACCATTCTATCTCGTACCCCGATATCAAAGGCTGGGCGGAAGCCAACGGCTACGAAGACATCGGCCTCATTCACTTCGACTGCCATGCCGATACCGGCGAGGACGGGCTAACCGGCTTCGAGTACGACCACGGCGCGTGGGTCAAACGCGTCTACGACGACGAGCTAATGGCCGGCGAGAACTACACGCTCATCGGTCCGCGCGGCTTCTGGCCCGGTCCCGACACGTACGAGGAGATGCGCGAGGCCGGCATGAAGTGGTACACCGCGATGGAAGTCGGTCGGATGGACCTCGACGATATCGTCACCGACGCGGTCCAGCGTGCCACGGACGGCACCGACGCAGTGTGGGTCTCGTTCGACGTGGACGTGATGGAACCCGCCTACGCACCGGGCACCGGCGAACCCGAACCGGGCGGGCTCATCCCCCGCGAAGCCATTTACATGGTTCGCGAAGTCGTCAAGGCGCTCGAGCCGTCCGAGTTCGGCTTCGACGTGGTCGAGGTTTCGCCGGCGTACGACGTGAGCGATACGAACTCCTACAACGGTGGGATTACCAGTGGCTTCGCCAATCGCCTCATCATCGAAGTGATGGGGAGCATGGCCCTCGCGGAGAAGGGAGTAGCGGAAGGCTCGCCGATAAAACCGAAGGAACCGCTGGGCCCGAGTACGGAGCTCGAGACGCAGGCGGACGACTGA
- a CDS encoding sodium:solute symporter family protein produces MGVITYGLAAVIVAMLAIGFYVSRKVNGDSVNYIVAGRGLILPLAAATLMAQSLDSNATLGNTDLTSAAGFWAGAALPIGLALCLFLTGLFFAKPMNRMNLTTLPDFFRRKYGRTSEIVASFIMSVAYAFLLAGNLVAGGYLFEIFVGTSFELGVFIIAALVLSYTLAGGLFAVAYTDVLQAGVAFVGSIALIVFVATQYGITIPAGMGPSNLGQLTDPSQGAYINLATIVALGLGDIVAIDFMERVFAADSPETAQKACFIGGAGTLIIGVPFSIVALSANSILASLGVEAGNQAILYTLLQNAVPPWLAAIVIAGIVAASFSTSDGAILGTSSVIARNIGGIRVDESTPAAAADGGVDDGILGNKSDKLLTVTRLMAIPITLLGIFFAIQVSATGMLLVLAFDIMLAGAFVPLVMGLYWSDMANTPAALTSMLAGSATRLFFFVLLPTTYAYENTLLYIPNDIFTAAFDGLPTFIAAGVSLVTFVTVAYATKETHEARSLNREGRRTIVAAGDNEEE; encoded by the coding sequence ATGGGCGTCATCACCTACGGGCTCGCGGCCGTCATCGTCGCGATGCTGGCGATCGGATTCTACGTGTCTCGGAAGGTCAACGGCGACAGCGTCAACTACATCGTCGCGGGTCGGGGACTGATACTTCCACTGGCTGCGGCCACGTTGATGGCTCAGTCGCTGGATTCGAACGCCACCCTCGGGAACACTGACCTCACGTCGGCCGCCGGTTTCTGGGCCGGTGCAGCGCTGCCAATTGGTTTGGCGCTCTGTCTCTTCCTCACCGGCTTGTTCTTCGCCAAGCCGATGAACCGAATGAACCTCACGACCCTCCCGGACTTTTTCCGCCGGAAGTACGGTCGCACGTCGGAGATCGTCGCGAGCTTCATCATGTCGGTCGCCTACGCGTTCTTGCTGGCGGGGAACCTCGTCGCGGGCGGCTACCTCTTCGAGATTTTCGTGGGGACGAGCTTCGAACTCGGCGTCTTCATTATCGCTGCGCTCGTCCTATCCTACACCCTCGCTGGCGGCCTGTTCGCAGTCGCGTACACCGACGTACTCCAGGCTGGCGTCGCGTTCGTCGGGTCCATCGCACTCATCGTCTTCGTCGCGACGCAGTACGGCATCACCATCCCCGCCGGGATGGGGCCCTCGAACCTGGGGCAACTCACCGATCCGAGTCAAGGGGCGTACATCAATCTCGCCACGATCGTCGCCCTCGGCTTGGGCGACATCGTCGCCATCGACTTCATGGAACGCGTCTTCGCGGCCGATAGCCCCGAAACCGCACAGAAGGCCTGCTTCATCGGCGGTGCCGGCACGCTGATTATCGGAGTGCCGTTCTCCATCGTGGCGCTCTCCGCCAACTCGATTCTCGCGTCGCTGGGCGTCGAAGCCGGTAACCAGGCAATACTGTACACGCTGTTACAGAACGCGGTCCCGCCGTGGCTCGCGGCGATCGTCATCGCGGGCATCGTCGCCGCTTCGTTCTCGACGAGCGACGGAGCGATACTGGGTACTTCCTCGGTCATCGCACGAAACATCGGCGGTATCCGCGTCGACGAGAGCACGCCCGCAGCGGCGGCAGACGGCGGCGTGGACGACGGAATCCTCGGCAACAAGAGCGATAAGCTGCTTACCGTGACCCGGCTGATGGCGATCCCGATCACGCTGCTCGGGATTTTCTTCGCGATTCAGGTCTCCGCCACCGGGATGTTGCTCGTTCTGGCGTTCGATATCATGCTCGCCGGCGCGTTCGTTCCGCTCGTGATGGGCCTCTACTGGTCGGATATGGCGAACACGCCCGCGGCACTCACCTCCATGCTCGCCGGATCGGCGACACGCCTGTTCTTCTTCGTGCTCCTCCCCACGACGTACGCCTACGAGAATACCCTGCTCTACATTCCGAACGATATCTTTACGGCCGCCTTCGACGGCCTGCCGACGTTCATTGCGGCGGGAGTGAGCCTCGTCACCTTCGTGACGGTCGCCTACGCCACGAAGGAGACCCACGAAGCACGCTCCCTCAATCGGGAGGGACGCCGTACCATCGTCGCGGCTGGAGATAACGAAGAAGAATAA
- a CDS encoding phosphate uptake regulator PhoU, whose protein sequence is MGRVKGSDLRIRRKAQQLGSSTLAVSVPAEWAHYHELTKGDELIVQRDENGNSLLITPNQPAAEDVETTINADAMSTDALSRAVITQYVLGRGLIRIEADESLDAEHYDAVLEAERRLMGLGIVEESATHITVRCSVDPDDFELPTLLGRLGRTEATIRSSAVSALLDGDTDAAQRARNRGSQLEKLFSLFLRLVFTTYRNPRLNQAVGVGTGFPLIGYRSAAQDVSLMAGIADDIATIAIEHVTDPLEGPVADDIRSVHDALDTAVEKVRNAVIDPDYELVTDARASLQRVDDHSAAAIDRLETDRPEPLLALTRVHFLFERSARHARDTLDVATHLAFRESPDVVRHGAN, encoded by the coding sequence GTGGGGCGAGTGAAGGGGAGCGATCTGCGTATCCGCCGGAAAGCCCAGCAGCTTGGCTCCTCGACGCTCGCAGTATCGGTACCCGCTGAGTGGGCCCATTACCACGAGCTCACGAAGGGTGACGAGCTAATCGTGCAACGTGACGAGAACGGTAACTCGCTTCTCATCACACCCAACCAACCAGCGGCCGAAGACGTCGAAACGACCATCAACGCCGATGCGATGAGCACGGACGCGCTTTCCCGGGCCGTCATCACGCAGTACGTTCTCGGGCGGGGCCTCATTCGCATCGAGGCAGACGAGTCACTTGACGCCGAACACTACGACGCAGTACTCGAGGCCGAACGCCGGTTGATGGGGCTCGGTATCGTCGAGGAGTCGGCGACCCATATCACAGTCCGCTGTTCGGTTGATCCCGACGACTTCGAACTCCCGACGTTACTCGGCCGGTTAGGACGGACGGAAGCGACGATCCGATCGAGTGCCGTCTCGGCCCTGTTGGACGGTGATACCGACGCAGCCCAGCGAGCACGGAATCGTGGCTCGCAACTCGAGAAACTCTTCTCGCTCTTTCTCAGACTCGTCTTCACCACCTACCGGAATCCACGGCTCAACCAGGCCGTGGGGGTCGGAACGGGGTTTCCGCTCATCGGGTATCGCTCCGCCGCGCAGGACGTGTCGCTGATGGCCGGCATCGCCGACGATATCGCGACGATCGCCATTGAACACGTGACTGATCCGCTCGAGGGCCCAGTAGCAGACGACATCAGATCGGTTCACGACGCTCTCGATACGGCCGTCGAAAAGGTTCGGAACGCCGTTATCGATCCGGATTACGAGTTAGTAACTGACGCCCGCGCAAGTCTCCAACGCGTCGACGACCACTCGGCAGCGGCCATCGATCGGCTCGAAACGGACCGCCCAGAACCGCTACTCGCACTCACCCGGGTTCACTTCCTCTTCGAGCGAAGTGCGCGCCACGCACGGGACACGCTGGATGTCGCGACGCACCTCGCGTTCAGGGAGAGTCCCGACGTCGTCAGACACGGTGCGAACTGA